The genomic segment GGTCGCCGCACTCGCACGGGACGGGTCGAACAGATGAGCCTTCTGCCAGACGGCAGCCATCACTTCCTGCGAGCATTCCTCGGCCAGCGCCGCATCGGCGCCGGAGCGCATCAGGAACGCCTTCACCCGCGGGGCGAAATGGCGGAACAGGGCCGCAAACGCGGCCTTGTCGCGCGACTCCCGGATACGCAGGATGCACTCGGACCATTCGAGACCTGGATGTTCTGTTTCGTCCTTCACTTTCACCGGTTCCGTCACCGTGATCTGGTTTCTCCGGGGCATAGCACGCCCCACCACTGCGGGCGAGACTACCGGTTCTTCCAACGGTGCGGTTTCACTGTACATGACAAGTCTACGGACCTCCCGGCGGAATGGATCACCGGAACATTCATTTTTTCGTTTTCATCCGATCCGTGCGCCCCTGCGTAAGACCCTTTGGAACAACAAAACCAGGTATTGGGGAACACATGCCATTCGAGAGTGCCGCGCTGACGCGCAGACGGGTTGCCGTGATCGGAGCGGGTATTTCGGGCATGGGCGCTGCCCATGCACTGTCACAGACACAACACGTGACCCTGTTCGAGGCAGAACCGCGCCTTGGCGGCCACGCTCGCACGATCATGGCCGGCAAGCACGGCGACCAACCCGTCGACACCGGCTTCATCGTGTTCAACTACGCCAACTATCCGAACCTAACCCGCCTCTTCGACGAGCTTGACGTGCCCGTCACCAAAAGCGACATGAGCTTCGGCGCCTCGGTGCGTGGCGGGGCCGTCGAATACGGCCTGGCCGGCGCGGCGGCGTTCTTCGCCCAGAAGCGGAACGCGCTGAACCCGTGGTTCCTCTCGCTGCTGCGCGATATCTTCCGGTTCAACGCCCGCGCACTCGACACGGTGGGCGAATATCCCGACCTCTCGATCAACGAGTTCCTGAGCCAAGTCGGCACCGGCCGCTGGTTCCGCGACTACTACCTGCTGCCGCTCACCGGCGCGATCTGGTCGACCCCCACGCGAAAGGTGGGCGAGTTTCCGGCCCAGGCGATGGTGCGCTTCCTGAAGAACCACGGGCTGTTGTCCTATGACGGCCAGCACCAGTGGTACACGGTCGAGGGCGGCTCGGTTCAGTATGTCGACAGGGTCTGCGCCGCCCTGCAACGACGCGGCGCAGACCTGCGCGTCGGCTGTCCGGTAAAGGGCGTGCGGCGCGACGCGACAGGAGTTTTCGTGAAACCCCATGGCAGCGAATGGGAGCATTTCGACGATATCATCTTCGCCACCCATTCCGACGACAGCCTCGCCCTGCTGACCGACCCCAGCCCCGAGGAGACCGCGGCCCTCGGAGCCGTGAAGTATCAAGCCAACGATGTCGTGCTGCACGCCGATGCCAGCGTCATGCCCCGCCGCCGCCCGGTCTGGTCGTCGTGGAACTATTCCGAAAGCCCGGCCCGCCGCGACGGACAGATCGACATCACCTATTGGATGAACCGGCTGCAGCCGATCCCGCAGGACGACCCGCATTTCGTGACGCTGAATTCGACCCGGCCGATCCGCGATGACCTGATCTATGACCAGGTGACCCTGCGCCACCCGGTCTACGACCTCGCCGCCTTCCAGGCGCAGGCCAGACTGCGCGCCATGAACGGCGCGCGCAACACGTGGTTCTGCGGCGCATGGATGCGCGACGGGTTCCACGAGGACGGCCTGGCGACAGGGCTCGAGGTGGCCGACGCCATCGTCGCCAGGAACGCCGTTCCCATGGCAGCGGAATGAGCAGGGTCGACCATATCGCCGGCCACACGTGGCACGGGCGCAAGGGCGCGGTCGAAAACGCCTTCCGATACGGCATAGACTACGTCCTGCTCGACGCCGAAACCGATCCGCAATCCCCCCGGCTTTTCGGCCGCAACCGCGCCGGCCTCGCCTCTGTCTGGGACAGTGACCATGGCGGCCCGCCGAAGCACGGGCGCGGCGCGGCATGGGTGCGCGAGGTGCTCGACGCGCACGGGCTCGACAGCCCCGCGCGCATCGAATTG from the Roseovarius indicus genome contains:
- a CDS encoding NAD(P)/FAD-dependent oxidoreductase, which encodes MPFESAALTRRRVAVIGAGISGMGAAHALSQTQHVTLFEAEPRLGGHARTIMAGKHGDQPVDTGFIVFNYANYPNLTRLFDELDVPVTKSDMSFGASVRGGAVEYGLAGAAAFFAQKRNALNPWFLSLLRDIFRFNARALDTVGEYPDLSINEFLSQVGTGRWFRDYYLLPLTGAIWSTPTRKVGEFPAQAMVRFLKNHGLLSYDGQHQWYTVEGGSVQYVDRVCAALQRRGADLRVGCPVKGVRRDATGVFVKPHGSEWEHFDDIIFATHSDDSLALLTDPSPEETAALGAVKYQANDVVLHADASVMPRRRPVWSSWNYSESPARRDGQIDITYWMNRLQPIPQDDPHFVTLNSTRPIRDDLIYDQVTLRHPVYDLAAFQAQARLRAMNGARNTWFCGAWMRDGFHEDGLATGLEVADAIVARNAVPMAAE